The DNA window GAGGATTGCCGGTGAGCGACACGACGAACCAGAGCAGCGATACCCAGGCGCAGAAGGGACCGATCATCCCGAAATCGCCGAGCGAAGCTCTGCGTCCCGAACGTGTTCCGGAGCCGCCGAAACGTTCCAAGAACGCCCGCAGCCAGATCGTACTTTTCCTGAACTTCATCATGACGATGACGGTCCTGGTCTGCGTCCTTGCCGTCATCGGCTTCTACTACGCGACTTCGACCTATCAGAGCCCGGGGCCGCTGCAGACCAACACCAATTTCATCGTTCGCAACGGTGCGGGCCTGGCGGAAATCGCCTCGAATCTCGAGCGCAACGCGATCATCTCCGATGCCCGTATCTTCCGTTATCTCACGGCGACGCATCTTTCCGCCGGCGAGAGCCTGAAGGCCGGTGAATACGAGATCAAAGCGAGAGCCTCCATGAGCGATATCATGGAGTTGCTGAAATCGGGCAAGTCCATTCTTTATTCAGTTTCCTTCCCCGAAGGCCTGACGGTCCGCCAGATGTTCGACCGCATGCTCCAGGACCCGGTGCTGGAAGGCGATCTGCCGGCCGCACTGCCGGCCGAAGGCAGCCTGCGCCCGGACACCTACAAGTTCTCGCGCGGCACCAAGCGCTCGGAAATCATAGAACAGATGGCGGCCGCACAGCAGAAGCTCGTGGATCAAATTTGGGATAAGCGTGACCCCTCGCTGTCGCTGCGATCCAAAGAAGAGTTCGTGATCCTCGCTTCGATCGTCGAAAAGGAGACCGGCGTTCCCGACGAACGGGCCCATGTCGCTTCCGTTTTCCTGAACCGGCTTTCTAAGGGAATGCGCCTGCAGTCTGATCCGACGATCATCTACGGGCTTTTCGGTGGCGAGGGAAAACCGGCCGACCGGCCGATCTACCAGTCGGACCTGAAGCGGGACACGCCATACAATACCTATGTCATCAAGGGCCTGCCGCCGACGCCGATCGCCAATCCCGGCAAGGATGCGCTGGAAGCCGTCGCCAACCCTTGGAAGACCCAGGATCTCTATTTCGTGGCCGACGGCACCGGCGGCCACGTTTTTGCCGCTACACTTGAGGAGCACAATGCCAACGTCAAGCGCTGGCGCAAGCTCGAGGCCGACAAGGGTTCGGACCCGAACATAGCGGTCGATGGTCAGCCGGAAGAGCAGCCGGGCGAAAATGGCGCGGCCGTCGTGCCGCCGAAGAAAAAGAAGATCAACTGACAACTTTCGGGAGGCTCGGATGGCTTTGCAGTCCATGACCGGTTTTGCGCGGCGCGAGGGAACGAGCGGCCGCTGGCGCTGGGCATGGGAACTGCGCTCGGTCAACGGTAAGGGTTTCGACCTGCGCCTGCGCCTGCCGCCCGGCCTCGAACGCATGGAGGCGGAGGTCCGCCGCCTTGCCGGCGAAACCTTCAGCCGCGGCAATCTGCAGGCATCCCTGTCGATTACCGCCGACGAGAACCGTTTCGAGGCGGTGCTGAACAAACAAGCGCTTGCCGCCGTGCTTGCCATGCGCGAGCAGTTGGTGGACGTGATCGATCCGGCGCCGTTGAAGCTCGATACGCTGCTTTTGGTGCGCGGAATCGTGGAGTTCCGTGAAGGCGAGGATGGCGAAGAGGCGCTTGCCGCCCGTGATGCCGATATTGTCGCCGGCCTCTCGGCCGCGCTTGCCGATCTCCGGGCGATGCGCGAACAGGAGGGAGCGGCGCTTTCCCGCGTTCTTCTCGATCATGTCGCGACGATCGAAGAGCTGACGCGGACGATCGAGGCGGATCCGTCGCGATCTCAGCCTGAGATCGCGTCCCGGCTTGCGGCACAGGTCGCGTTACTTATGGAGGGCATGGCCGCGCTTGACCGTGACAGGCTGCATGCCGAGGCCGCCTTGTTGGCGACAAAGGCGGATCTGCGCGAGGAGATCGATCGCCTGAAGGCGCATATAACTGCAGCGCGCGATCTCCTGCTGAAAGGTGGACCTGCAGGGCGCCGACTGGACTTCCTTGCACAGGAATTTAACCGCGAATCAAATACCATCTGTTCGAAGTCGAATGCCTCGGCCATCACTGCCGCCGGCATCGAACTGAAAGTCGTGATCGACCAGTTCCGCGAGCAGGTCCAGAATTTGGAGTAGGACATGAAACCGGCGAAATCCTCGCCCGTGCAGATCGCCCGCCGCGGTCTAATGCTTGTCATTTCGTCGCCGTCGGGCGCCGGCAAGTCCACCATTGCGCGCACGCTTCTGGAGACCGACAAGCATATCGGCCTCTCCGTCAGCGTCACCACGCGCCAGCGCCGCCCGAGCGAGGTCGAAGGCGTGCATTACCACTTCAAGAGCGTGCGCGAATTCGAGCGGCTGCGCGATAGCGACGCGCTTCTCGAATGGGCCGAGGTGCATGGCAATTTTTACGGCACGCCGCGCGAGCCGGTCGAACAGGCCATGGCCGAAGGTCGCGATATGCTTTTCGATATTGATTGGCAGGGCGCCCAGCAGTTGCAGGAGAAGATGTCGGCCGACGTCGTCTCGATTTTCGTGCTGCCGCCGACCATGACGGAACTCCAGTCGCGGCTGCACCGCCGTGCCGAGGACTCCGAGGAAGTCATTCAGACGCGCCTGGTCAACAGCCGCGCCGAGATCGCCCATTGGCGCGAATATGATTATGTCATCGTCAATGACGATCTCAATAATGCATTCGACGCCGTCCAATCGATCGTCAAGGCCGAACGCCTGCGCCGCGATCGCCGTCACGGAATGTTCGATTTTGTCCGCGAGTTGCTGGAAGAGACTCCAGCACTCTAAGCGCATTCGTTATGCTGTCCAACAGCAAGTGTGGCTCTAAAGGCTATTTGCGAGAAGGCAGAATTCTTCGACTGAGAGGGTCTCCGCCCGCCGCGCCGGATCTATTCCGGCCTTGATGAGCAGGCTCTCGCCGCCGACCGGCTTCAGGCTCTGGCGCAGCATCTTGCGGCGCTGGCCGAAGGCGGCCTGCGTTACTTTTTCCAGATTGGCGACGGCGCAGGGGATGGGGTTCTCCCTGGGGACAAGATGCACCACCGTCGACGTCACCTTAGGCGGGGGCGTGAAGGCTTGCGGCGATACGTCGAAGACCATGCGTGCTTCGGTCCGCCAGCCGCAGAGCACGCCGAGTCGGCCGTAATGGTCGTCGTCCTCGCCGGCGACGATACGCTCGCCGACTTCCTTCTGGAACATCAGCGTCAGCGACTGCCAGAACGGCGGCCAGGTCCTCGGCAGCAGCCAGTTGACCAGCAGCTGCGTGCCGACATTATAGGGCAGGTTGGCGATGATCTTGACGGGGCCCTCGGGTGCCAATGACTCGAAATCCATTTTAAGCGCATCCCCTTCGATAACCTCAAGTCGGCCGGGATAGTGATCGGCGATCTCGGCAAGCGCCGGCAGGCAGCGCGCGTCCCGCTCGATGGCAATCACCTTCCTGGCGCCAAGCGCCAGGATCGCGCGGGTCAGCCCGCCGGGGCCGGGGCCGACCTCGAAAACGGTGGTCTCTTCGAGCGCGCCTGCCGTGCGGGCGACCTTCTGCGTGAGATTGAGGTCGAGCAGGAAGTTCTGCCCGAGCGCTTTGCGCGCATCGAGGCCGTGACGCCGAATGACGTCGCGAAGCGGCGGCAGCCCATCGAGTGCAGCCATCAGCGGCGGCTTTCCGCAGTGCGGCCAAGCTGGGCGGCGAGCTTCAACGCCGCAATCAGGCTCTGCTCACGCGCCAGTCCCTTGCCGGCAATGCCGAAAGCGGTGCCGTGATCCGGCGAGGTTCGCACGAAGGGAAGGCCGAGCGTGACGTTGACGCTGTCGTCGAAACCAAGCGCCTTGGCCGGGATCAGGGCCTGATCGTGATACATGCAGATGGCCACATCATATCGCGCCCGCGCCTCGTCATGAAACATCGTATCGGCGGGCAGGGGGCCGATCGCATCGATACCCTCGTCGCGAAGGCGCTCGATTGCCGGGCGGATGACGTCCTCGTCTTCCTTGCCGATCATCCCGGTTTCGCCCGCATGCGGATTGAGGCCGGCTACGGCGAGTCGCGGCGCTTCGATGCCGAAGCGCTGCATCAGATCCTCGTGAGCGATCCGGCAGGTCTCTATGATCAATTCCTCCGTCAGCACCTGCGGCACGTCTCGGATCGGGATGTGGATGGTGACGGGAATGGCCCTGAGTCTTGGTCCCGACAACATCATCACCGGTGTCACCGGCCTTCCGGTCGCCCTGGCGGCAAGATCGGCGAGGAATTCTGTATGGCCCGGAAAACCGAAACCCGCCTCGTACAGCACGGCCTTGGCGATCGGATTCGTGACGACCGCGAGCGCCTCGCCGCCGATGACGAGCGAGACTGCTTTCTCGATCGCGGCAATCGTGCCCTTGGCCGTTGCCGGATGCGGCTCGCCGGCCACCACCGCGATGCCGGCCGGCACGCTCATGACCGGCAGCGCCTCGGCGAATACGCCTGTTGCATCGCCGGCCTTGTCGATCTCACGGATGGAAACCGCCAGATTAAGCTGGCGGGCCCGCAAGGCCAGGACATCCGGGTCGCCGGCCAGGAAAAAAGGCGGAAGCCCGAGTTCACGCCGCCGGAGCCAGGCCATCAGGGTGATATCCGGCCCGATGCCGGCGGGATCGCCCTGGCTCAGCGCAAGTGGTCGTGAAAAGGGTATCGCCATCGTCGGTCAGCGATAGGCGATCTGCGCCTTCTTGCGCAGTTCTTCCAGGTATTTTTTGCTGTTCTCGTTTTCCGGCGGGCCATTCTTGCCGGCCTTGGACTTGTCGAGATCTTCCTGGCGGAAAACCATTTCGGCGGCCTGGTCGTCGGAGACCTGGCGCTGGCTGCAGATCGCCAGATATTCGACGCCTTTCTCGGTGACGCGGGTGCCTGTCGTGTTGCCCTTGGCCTGCTCGACCAGAGGCTTCCAATCCGGCGGGATCTCAGGAGCGAGCATGCGGCCGAGATCGCGCACCGAAACGTCGCGCATCGTCGCGGCAAAGACCTTAGCCTGATCGCAGCCGGGATATTTCGCGCGCGATGCCTCGGCCTCGCTCTTGCGCTTGCCCGTGATGGCGCCGCGCTTGGCCTCAGGAATGACGAAGATGATCTGCTGCAGCATATATTCCGTCGTCACCGGCTTTTGTTTGTTGTTCTGCATCATGCGCGAGACGAGGTCATAGTTCGACAGTCGCGAGCTCGAGCCGTAGCGCGCATTGACGACGCGCGGCCAGCTCATCTGTACGGCGATGAAGTTTTTGAAATGGTCGACGCCGACGCCGGCGCGATCGAGGATCTGCGACATCTGCTCGACGGAAAGCTTGTTGCCGGCCGAAAAACGCGCGAAAGACGCATCGACGTCCTGTTGCGAAACCGACATGCGGACGCGGGCGACCTCCTGGCGCTTGAGCGTTTCGTCCACCAACTGCTCCTTGGCGGTCTTGGCGTCGGCCGGCGCTTTCTGCAGGCGCAGGAAAGCCTGGCGCTTGGCGACATCGCCGCTGGTGATGGCGGTGCCGTTCACCACGGCCTGGACTTCGCTTGCTGCAAGCGCCGGGGCGGCAAGGCCCGTCAGCAAGGCAAGCGCTGCGCCGGTGAGAAAGGCGGTTATGGCTTTTTTCGCGTCAATCATCTGTTGACCTCCCAATAGCGCCGCGAGCCGTTGTTCGCGGCGTCCTTACCACAGTGCGAGACACGCGGAAATCGCCTCCGCCATGGCGCGAAACCCCTATGCCTCGAATATCGACTGGCGGCAATGTCCTGCACAGGCTTACGGCGAAAGAATGACTTGAGGCCATGTTTGCGCCGTTCGCCCATTAATTGGAGAGGGTATCGGAGCCGATCTTGATGTCGCCGAGCGTCCGGAACGTCAGCCGCGCGCCGATCGTCCAGTCGCTTGCCGACTCGTCTTCAGAGTCCCTGCTATCCGTGTAGGCGATCGTGAAGATCGTGCATTCGTCCTCATAGGAGAGGCCGAGCGTCCGGCGGCTGATCACATCATTGTTCAGGTCCCACGCGATACCCCCGAAGATCGACCAGTAATCCTTGAACTTGACCCTGCTGCTCGTCTGGATCTCGTCATTATCCTCGGCGAAGCCATAGGCCGGCTGGGCGCTGAGATGGGTGTAGGTCACCTGCGTCTGGAAAGTGTCGTTCTGGTAGGCCGTCGTCAGGTCTCCACGGCGAAACTCGAAATCCTTCTCGTCGAGCCGGTAGGAGGCGGCAACGGAAACACCGTACGGCGTTTCCACGCCGCCGAGGCCGACATAATCGGAGCGGTCGGTTTCGAGGCCCGAATCGGCGCCGACATTGACGAGGTCATCGGTCGCGAACGAGTTCTGGCCGGCGATCTGATAAGACTGGCCGAAAATGCCGTGCAGCTTGTAACCGCTGTCAAAAGTCCCGGTGTACTGGAAGCCGACATTGGCGCGGGTGCCGCCCTCGACGCGGTCGTAACCTGAGAACTTATCTCGGTCGAAGAGGGAGGTCGCATCGAAGACGAAACTTTGTGCATCCTCGTTCGGCAGCCGGCCGGCGAGTTGCTCGTCGGGGCGCGCATAGATCTGGGCGATGGGCTCCAGAATATGCGTGCTGTTATCAGTTGTCATCAGGATCGGATACCGCACCTCCAGCCCGGCTGTGAGCATCGAGCGGGTGGCGGAATTGTCATCAAGATAATCGCCGGCGTAACCGGTCGGATTGTCCATGTTCAGCGCGAAAGCGTCGCCGCGCGCGGCCAGGAGCGGCGTGATCACCAGGCCGGTCGGCGTGACATAGGTGCGTTTCCACTGAAGTTCGGCGGTCAGGCGCGAAGTCTGGCCCTTTAGACCGCGGAAGCGGTCGAATCCGTCGACGGTGTAGAAATCGTCATGTGTGCGCGAAATATTCGTCAGGTTGACGTCTGCAGAAAGTTCGCCGCCTGCTAGCGGCTGAGGTGCGACATAGTGATAATCAAACGCGGGATAGACGATGGCCTGCTGTTTTTCGGCCGTGTTCGTCCGGTCGGCATCCTGGACGTCGAAATAAAACGCCCTCATGTCGAAATAATTACGTTTCCCAAGCCCCGTCAGGTAGATCTGGTTCGTGCGATCCGTGCCGCTCAGGCCGCGGAGCTTGTAGGTTTTCGAGAAATTGTTGTCGCTCTGCACCATGACGTCCCAGCCGAACGTCCAGCGCGGATTGATGCGGAATTCGGCCTTTGACGCCACCATGCCGCGCTGCTCGGCTTCGGCATCGCTGGTACCAGAGCTGAAATTACCCGGATTTGCCTGGTCGATGCCGGCGACGCGCAGGATATGCGTGCCGTTCTCGAAACGCTGACGGAATTCTCCTTCGACAAGGAATCCCTGGGCCGTGTAGCCGGTTGCGGTAACCGTCGCATCCATGCTCGGCGAGATCACGTAATAATAAGGAATGGAAAGGCCAAAGCCGAGGTTCTGCGACAGGCTCATCGTCGGGAACAGGAAGCCGGACTTGCGCTTCACCGTATTGTCGGGAACTTCGATGAACGGCACGAAGGCAATAGGGTAACCGAGCAGCTCGAAACGTGCCCGCTCCAGACGGATCGTATGCGTCTCACCGTTCTGAATCACGCGCTTGGCCTTGACCTGCCAGAAGGGTGCGCGCTTCGGATCTTCGGCGCAGGGAAGGCAGGCTGTGTAGACGCCCTTGTTGAGGATCATCTTCGTGCCGCCGACGCGCTCGCCCGTTTCGGCGACGATACGGGTATTGTCGGCTGTTTCGATGCGCAGCGAATTGATAAATCCGTCGGCGAAATTGTCGGTCACGTCAAGGTTGTCGGCATAGATGCGGTTACCGTCCGGGCTGACGAGCTCGACATTGCCGAGCGCCATCATCCGGCCGGTCTTCTGATTGTACTCGACCTTCTGCGCGACCATTTTGTAGCCGCCATAGTTGATCTGTACGCCGCCGATTGCCGACACGAGTTCGGCGTCACGGTTATAGACGAGTTCGTTGGCCGAAAGCAGAAGCTTGGCCCCCTCGGGAATGTTATTCTCGATATTTTGCTCGGGCGTGCCGGCCTGGCCATAGGAGGCCGGAGCACCGCCGAAATAGGAACATAAAGCCGCACCGACAAGCAGGGCAACCAATTGTTTACTAAAATACTTGCGGTCGCCTACCGCCACTAGCCGTCCTCCTGATGAAGCAAAATAGTCGCGCCCAAGGCCAGCGCGACGACAACCGGTATCCAGGTCGCCACGAAGGGAGGCACGACTCCACTGCTTCCGAATGCTTTAACAAGCACGGTGATGACATAAAGCATGAAGCCCGACAGGATTCCACCCAGAATCACGGAGCGGGATTGGTTGAACCGGCTAAATTTTAGGGACACTGTTGCAGCAATGAGAGTCATGGCCACCAACAGCAATGGCTGGGACAACAGAGAGTTGAATTGTGTCTCCAATGCCTTGGTCGAGATACCGAAGGATTTAGCCGCCGCAATGCGGTTGGAAAGGTCAAAGAAACCAATTGTTTCCGGCGCTGTCAGCCGCTCCTGGACGAAATCCTGTTTCAGATTGGTGCGAAGTTGGACCGAAGCTTTGCGCAGCGGGATTTCGCCAGGCTTACGCTCGACGACGCTGTTAAGCTGCCAGTAACCATCTTCCAACTTTGCCGTGGCGGCATCCTGTCTCAGAATGACTCGACCGCCCGAATCGAAATGGATCAATACGGCGTCTATCAGCTTGGTTCCGTTCTCCTGGACCGTCTGGGCGCCGATGATGACGTCGTCGCGGCCACTGATCTGGCGCAGCCACGGAATCTGCGGCGCCTTGCGCAGAACCGCATTTTCGCCCCGCCAGTCGGATTCGACAAGCAGCGCCTGGCGCTGTCCCCAGGCGGCAAGCGGGTTGAGCGCCGTCATCGTCAGCACGCCGAGCGCCAGTGAACCGACGATGAAGGGAAGCATGAACTGCCAGACCGAAATGCCGGCCGCGCGCGTGACTACGAGCTCATATTTGCGATTGAGTCCGATCAGCACTGTCATGCCGACGAAGAGCGCGATGAAGGGGATTGTCTGCTGCAATATGAGCGGCAGGCGCACGGCGGTCATCACGATGCCGCCTCCGATCGTATAGCCGGGCAGGCCAGACATGCGTCCGGCCGTCTCGCTGAAATCCAGGAGGAAGGCGATGGCCGACACGCCGATCAGGAACCAGCCAGTCGTCGCCAGGTAGCGGCGAAAGAAATAACGCGACAATGTCCCGAACATCATTGGGCGGCGCCCCCGCCGGACCTGCTGGTCGCGGCAAGCAGTCTTCCCTGCATTCGTCTCCAGGAAAGCGATATCCGATCCCAGATGAACGAAGGCATGACCAGTCGCTTGTGCAGGCCAAGGAAGATGATCGAGACGATGCTGCTGACGATCGGGATGGCGTAGAGAACGGCGATATATTCCGGATCGGTGTCGATTTGGTTTGCCGCGTAGAAGGCAGCCCAACGTAGCGCGAAAGCATAGGCGAGCGCGCTCACCATCGGGTGCAGCCGTGCTTCGCGGTGCGAGCGTGCGTCGCCGGCGATCGCCAGCGAAAACAGTGCAAAGACGACGGGCAGGATCCAGTCCGTCAGCCGCCGATGCAGTTCGGCGCGGTAGCTCTGCGGGCGGATCGTATAGTCCTTGTCGTTCGGATCCGGATTGAACAGGAACCACAGGTCACGATCGCTGGCCTTCAGCGTCGCCTGACCGCGGCTCTCCGTCATGTCCGAGAGGTCGAACGAATAGGAATCGAAGTTGATGACCGAGACGTTGCCGTCGGGCGTTTTGCGATGCACCTCGCCATCGTGCATGATCAGAGTCGTTCCGGTATCGTCGACAGCGCCTTCCTTGGCGTAATAGATGAGTTCGTAGGCGGGGTCCCTCTCGTCGGCGACGAACAGGCCCTTCAGCATACGCCCCGCGAGGCGCTGCGAGATCTGGACATAGAGACCGTCGTCGAGCTTGCGGAAAGTCTTCTCCTCGATGACCGAGGAGAGAAGATCGGCGTAGGTCTCGGCGATCATCTGACGCGCCACGGTCTTTGCTCGTGGCTCGACGATATTGTCGACGAAGAAGGAAAAGACGCTGATGACGGCGGCAAGCAGCAGGATCGGGCGGACCAGAATGCTGCGCCGTGCGCCGGCCGCGTCGATGACGGTCAACTCGGAATCATTGTTCATCGTCGTCAGCGTCTGGGTGATGGCGATGACGAGGGCGAAGGGCAGCACCACGGGAATGATCGACGGCAGGATCATCGTCGCCAGCTTGGCGAACGAGCCGATCGACTGGCCGCTGTCGGTGACGAGGTTGATGCGCTGCAGGACTTGGGTCGTCCAAATGATCGCCAGCACGGGCAGGAGCGCCACGAGAAACATCTGGCCGACCCGCCGCAATATGTATGTTTCGAGTAGTTTCATGCCGGCCCTTGAAAGCACCTGCACGCCCAAACGGCTTGCAGGAGAAACCCTCTACGCTCTTTGTCGCGCTTTTGCGACAAGCAGGTGTCAAAAATTCATTCAAATTTCAGAATTTTTTTGGCTCTGTTGCGACTCAGTTAACGCCAGCAGCGCTGCGAAGACGACAAGCGAGGAGAGCCATCCGAGCGTTACGTCGGAGAGGTAATGCGCGCCGAAGGACAACCGCAGGGCCGGTGTCAGGATCGAGATCACGGCGACAGGCGGCACCAGCGCGTAACGCAGCGATTTCGGGACGAAGAGCAGAAGGCAGAACAGCCATCCCGCGCTCGCAGCCTCGCCGGAGACGAAGGAGCAGTTCGAGATACATTTGCCGGCCAGTGAACCGGCCTCGACAAAATGCAGGGGCCCGCCAAACATATCCGTCTGCAGCGGTCGCGGCCGGCCCCAATGTTCCTTCAGGATAACATTGACGAGCAGCACCGGCCCGATCAGCAGCGTTCCTAGTGCGACTTTGAGCTTGCGCGCCCGCTCGGCGTTGAAGGTCGCGCCGTGCTGCTGGTAACACTCGATGAATTTCCACAGCATTACGATCGCGACGACATAGGGCAGGCGGAAGAAGATGGTGCGCAGCAGGTCGAGATTCCCCGAATCGCGATAGGGAAAGCCGCCGCAGATGCTTCCGGCAGCGGCAGTCGCGTCACAATCTGCGCCCACGAAAAAAAGCTGGGAAAAATAGATGTCTATTGCGGGGAAGGCGCGAAAGACGGCAAGCAGCGCCCACCACGTCCAGAACAGAAGCAGGAATGCACCGAAAGCCGTTTTCGGCAGGCGGATCACCGGCCTTCGCCATGGATTTTTCGAAAAAACTGTCAACGCTAATATCTACGAAACTGACGAAAACATGAGGGCTTGGACGGCCGCGGGCGACCATAACAATAGTCGCAAGCCATTGACAGACCCGCCAAACGCGAAATTATCCGCCAGGGACGGATTTCAAAGAATCCCAGCGGAGAAGACATGTCAGCAAAGTTCGAAATTTCATTCTCGAAGTCGGCAAAGCTCAATGGCGGACTGGCAATCCTGTTGAAAACTGCGGAGGCCGAGAGCGCCGCAGGCGCCGAAACGGCCGACCCTGCAGGCGTGATCGCAAGGGCTACGAAAATCGCTCGGTTCTCCGCTAAGTCAATGGCCGCGCTCGATATTGTCGCCCCGGAAGGGGCACCCGTCGAGCGCATCGTCGTCGTCGGACTGGGCAAGGCTGGCGAACTAACCGCCCATGACTGGCTGAAGGCCGGTGGCGCCACGGCATCTAAAATCAAGAATACCGACAAGGCCGCCATCTTCGTCGACGTGCCCGGGCTTGAGACCAACGCACGCGCAGCCGCCGATTTCGCGCTCGGCATGCTGCTGCGCGCCTACAGCTTCGATGCCTATAAGACAAAGAAGAACGACGATGAGGAGAAGCCGGCAAAATCCGTCAAGGTGACGATCGTCACCGCCGATGCGGCCGGTGCCAAAAAGGCGTTTTCCGATTCCGAAGCGATTGCAGGCGGCGTCAATCTCGCCCGTGACCTCGTCAATGAACCGCCGAACGCGCTTGGACCTGTCGAATTCGCCGCCAGAGCAAAGGAACTGGAAAAGCTCGGCGTCGAGGTGGAAATCCTGACCGAGAAGGAAATGCGCCGTCTCGGCATGGGCGCGCTGCTCGGCGTCGCGCAGGGCTCCGTGCGCCCACCGCGCTTAGCAGTCATGCAGTGGAAGGGCGGCAGGGGCAAGGACCGTCCCGTCGCCTTCATCGGCAAAGGCGTCGTCTTCGATACCGGTGGCATTTCGATCAAGCCTGCCGCCGGCATGGAGGACATGAAAGGGGATATGGGCGGCGCCGCAGCCGTCACCGGCCTCATGCATGTGCTCGCTTCGCGCAAGGCCGCCGTCAACGCCGTCGGCATCATCGGCCTGGTCGAGAACATGCCTGATGGCAACGCCCAGCGTCCGGGCGACATCGTCACCTCCATGTCCGGCCAGACGATCGAGGTGATCAATACCGATGCCGAAGGCCGCCTCGTGCTCTGCGATGCGCTCTGGTATTGCAATGATCGCTTCAAGCCGCAGTTCATGATCAATCTCGCCACATTGACCGGCGCGATCGTCGTGGCGCTCGGCAATGTGCATGCCGGTTTATTCTCC is part of the Rhizobium bangladeshense genome and encodes:
- the mltG gene encoding endolytic transglycosylase MltG, which translates into the protein MSDTTNQSSDTQAQKGPIIPKSPSEALRPERVPEPPKRSKNARSQIVLFLNFIMTMTVLVCVLAVIGFYYATSTYQSPGPLQTNTNFIVRNGAGLAEIASNLERNAIISDARIFRYLTATHLSAGESLKAGEYEIKARASMSDIMELLKSGKSILYSVSFPEGLTVRQMFDRMLQDPVLEGDLPAALPAEGSLRPDTYKFSRGTKRSEIIEQMAAAQQKLVDQIWDKRDPSLSLRSKEEFVILASIVEKETGVPDERAHVASVFLNRLSKGMRLQSDPTIIYGLFGGEGKPADRPIYQSDLKRDTPYNTYVIKGLPPTPIANPGKDALEAVANPWKTQDLYFVADGTGGHVFAATLEEHNANVKRWRKLEADKGSDPNIAVDGQPEEQPGENGAAVVPPKKKKIN
- a CDS encoding YicC/YloC family endoribonuclease, whose product is MALQSMTGFARREGTSGRWRWAWELRSVNGKGFDLRLRLPPGLERMEAEVRRLAGETFSRGNLQASLSITADENRFEAVLNKQALAAVLAMREQLVDVIDPAPLKLDTLLLVRGIVEFREGEDGEEALAARDADIVAGLSAALADLRAMREQEGAALSRVLLDHVATIEELTRTIEADPSRSQPEIASRLAAQVALLMEGMAALDRDRLHAEAALLATKADLREEIDRLKAHITAARDLLLKGGPAGRRLDFLAQEFNRESNTICSKSNASAITAAGIELKVVIDQFREQVQNLE
- the gmk gene encoding guanylate kinase; this encodes MKPAKSSPVQIARRGLMLVISSPSGAGKSTIARTLLETDKHIGLSVSVTTRQRRPSEVEGVHYHFKSVREFERLRDSDALLEWAEVHGNFYGTPREPVEQAMAEGRDMLFDIDWQGAQQLQEKMSADVVSIFVLPPTMTELQSRLHRRAEDSEEVIQTRLVNSRAEIAHWREYDYVIVNDDLNNAFDAVQSIVKAERLRRDRRHGMFDFVRELLEETPAL
- the rsmA gene encoding 16S rRNA (adenine(1518)-N(6)/adenine(1519)-N(6))-dimethyltransferase RsmA translates to MAALDGLPPLRDVIRRHGLDARKALGQNFLLDLNLTQKVARTAGALEETTVFEVGPGPGGLTRAILALGARKVIAIERDARCLPALAEIADHYPGRLEVIEGDALKMDFESLAPEGPVKIIANLPYNVGTQLLVNWLLPRTWPPFWQSLTLMFQKEVGERIVAGEDDDHYGRLGVLCGWRTEARMVFDVSPQAFTPPPKVTSTVVHLVPRENPIPCAVANLEKVTQAAFGQRRKMLRQSLKPVGGESLLIKAGIDPARRAETLSVEEFCLLANSL
- the pdxA gene encoding 4-hydroxythreonine-4-phosphate dehydrogenase PdxA — translated: MAIPFSRPLALSQGDPAGIGPDITLMAWLRRRELGLPPFFLAGDPDVLALRARQLNLAVSIREIDKAGDATGVFAEALPVMSVPAGIAVVAGEPHPATAKGTIAAIEKAVSLVIGGEALAVVTNPIAKAVLYEAGFGFPGHTEFLADLAARATGRPVTPVMMLSGPRLRAIPVTIHIPIRDVPQVLTEELIIETCRIAHEDLMQRFGIEAPRLAVAGLNPHAGETGMIGKEDEDVIRPAIERLRDEGIDAIGPLPADTMFHDEARARYDVAICMYHDQALIPAKALGFDDSVNVTLGLPFVRTSPDHGTAFGIAGKGLAREQSLIAALKLAAQLGRTAESRR
- a CDS encoding peptidylprolyl isomerase produces the protein MIDAKKAITAFLTGAALALLTGLAAPALAASEVQAVVNGTAITSGDVAKRQAFLRLQKAPADAKTAKEQLVDETLKRQEVARVRMSVSQQDVDASFARFSAGNKLSVEQMSQILDRAGVGVDHFKNFIAVQMSWPRVVNARYGSSSRLSNYDLVSRMMQNNKQKPVTTEYMLQQIIFVIPEAKRGAITGKRKSEAEASRAKYPGCDQAKVFAATMRDVSVRDLGRMLAPEIPPDWKPLVEQAKGNTTGTRVTEKGVEYLAICSQRQVSDDQAAEMVFRQEDLDKSKAGKNGPPENENSKKYLEELRKKAQIAYR
- a CDS encoding LPS-assembly protein LptD; the protein is MAVGDRKYFSKQLVALLVGAALCSYFGGAPASYGQAGTPEQNIENNIPEGAKLLLSANELVYNRDAELVSAIGGVQINYGGYKMVAQKVEYNQKTGRMMALGNVELVSPDGNRIYADNLDVTDNFADGFINSLRIETADNTRIVAETGERVGGTKMILNKGVYTACLPCAEDPKRAPFWQVKAKRVIQNGETHTIRLERARFELLGYPIAFVPFIEVPDNTVKRKSGFLFPTMSLSQNLGFGLSIPYYYVISPSMDATVTATGYTAQGFLVEGEFRQRFENGTHILRVAGIDQANPGNFSSGTSDAEAEQRGMVASKAEFRINPRWTFGWDVMVQSDNNFSKTYKLRGLSGTDRTNQIYLTGLGKRNYFDMRAFYFDVQDADRTNTAEKQQAIVYPAFDYHYVAPQPLAGGELSADVNLTNISRTHDDFYTVDGFDRFRGLKGQTSRLTAELQWKRTYVTPTGLVITPLLAARGDAFALNMDNPTGYAGDYLDDNSATRSMLTAGLEVRYPILMTTDNSTHILEPIAQIYARPDEQLAGRLPNEDAQSFVFDATSLFDRDKFSGYDRVEGGTRANVGFQYTGTFDSGYKLHGIFGQSYQIAGQNSFATDDLVNVGADSGLETDRSDYVGLGGVETPYGVSVAASYRLDEKDFEFRRGDLTTAYQNDTFQTQVTYTHLSAQPAYGFAEDNDEIQTSSRVKFKDYWSIFGGIAWDLNNDVISRRTLGLSYEDECTIFTIAYTDSRDSEDESASDWTIGARLTFRTLGDIKIGSDTLSN